Below is a window of Nocardia asteroides DNA.
TGTAGAAGAACGCCGACAATCCCCCACCGGCGCCGTCGGGCAGGGTGCGGAACGGCACGACCACGACCGAGATGGGTTCGGCCAGACCGAGGCGGCTCACGCCGGAGAGCTGGGTAGCGGGCGCGTCCGAGGCCGACTGGAGCTCACCCTGGACCTGATCGAGCAGCTGGGCGCCCACCTCCCGATTGGCCGCGTCGGTCGCCTGGGTGGTGATGCGCAGCAGAATCTGCGTCGCGTAGGCTCCGGCGGCCGGGTTCGTTTCGACGGTGATGACGGGCCGCTCGACATCACCGGGCACGACGCTGGCCGTGCCCAGGATCGACAGACGCTTGGTGAAGTCGCTCGGGATGACGACGGCGCCGTAGATGGTGCCGTTCAGCATCTCCCGATGCAGCTCCGGCAGGCCCATCTGCCGTAGGTCGACCTTGTCGGCGGGAATCTGCTGTGCCATCGAGGCCGCGATCTGGTCACCCACGTTGACCTGCTGACCTCCCACCACGTCGCCGACGTCGAGGTTGACCAGCCCGACCGGGAAATCGTGCAGGTTCTTCTCCGGGTCGACGATGTATCCCAGATACATGGTGGCCAGCAACGCCGCGAGCACCGCGAGCACCGCGCTGGGGCGCAGACACCTCGCCAGGTTGTTACCGGTGATCGCCATGCAACCGCTCCTTTGCTGACAGTTCGGCAACTTCGTCGCTACCCACCCGCCTGATCATCGGCCACTGCCTGATCGCAGGTCAAGCAATCCTGATGAAAAGATCAGCATGTGTCGCCGGACGCCGGTAGAGCCGCACCGCCACCGCGGAGTTCGACCCGGATTCCCGAGTCGGTCACGGTCACCGACTGCGGCCGCAACCCCAGCGGATAGTCGCGAAGACTCTCCGCCAACAGGTCGGCGATTTCCGCCGCGAGCTGCGGCGGGACACCACGGGAGGAGACGATCTCGACGCGGATCACACCGTTGTCGACATAGGGACGCAGCCGCACCGACACCACGCCGACAACCCCCGTGACATCGACCGTGCCGTCGGCGGCCGATGTCCTGACGTCGCCGGCCAGGCCGTGCAGCGTTCGCTCGATCGCGCCGGTGCTCCAGTCCACCCGCGCCTCGGAGCCGCTCACAGTGGCCGAGTCGTCCCCCTCCGCCATCGAGACGTCATGCAGCGTGGCGTGGACCGCCATATCGACAGCGGGACCGAACTGCGCGTCGCCGCTGTCGACCGTCAGCTCCGGGATCCGCCGGTCGATCAGGCTCAGCACGACAGGTCGCAGACCGAGGTCCACCTCCACCGAGGAGCCGAGGTCGTCGCGCAGACCGGTAGTCAGGCAGCTCTCGATGCGGTTTCGCAGATACAGCTCGGCGGACGCGATCCCGATCGTCGCCAGCACGAGCGCGACGACGAGTCCGATCGCGGCACCTCGCGCGACTCGTCGGCGCGCACTCCGGACCGGGGCGTGATCACGATCGACGGGATCCAGCTCTCGCAGCTTCATACATCCTTCTCCAGACTCCCCTGGCGAATCCCGGGGAACGACATGCCCTCCCGAACGTTATTGACGAAATCATCATAGCTGACCGACTATGTCTCTTTGGGTGATGTCGCCCACCTACCTACCGGAATCCGGGCAGGCCATCTCGACCGCGAGCCGCAGGCCACCGAGTCCGCCGGGCATCAGCTGCGCCCGGCCGCCGTGCAGTTCGGCCTGTTGCGCGACCAGCGAGAGCCCCAGGCCCGACCCTTCCCGCGCGGCGCCGGTGCCACGCCGGAACCGGGCGAACACCGCTGCCAGCTCGTCCTCGGGCAGACCGGAACCGTTGTCGTCGACCGCCAGCACCACCCGCCGCCCGGCCCGTCGCACCGAGATCTCGATCCGGGTGGCTCGACCGTGGCGGACCGCATTGGTGATCGCGTTGTCGAGGATCAGCCGGACCCCGGCCGGCGAGCAGCGGCAGTCCACTCGGTCGTCACCGGTGACGACCAGCTGGATCTCCGGATGCAGACGTTCCGCGTCCGCGACCGCCAGGTAGGCGAGCTCGACGAGGTCGGCCGGTTCGTTCGCGTGCTCGGAGGTGAGCTCACCGGCGGCCAGCAGTTCCAATGCCACCAAGGTCGATTCCACCCGGCGGTGCTTTCGCAGCGCGTCGCCGAGGATCTCCGCGCGCGCTTCGGGTCCCATCTCGACACCGCGCGCGATCTCGATATCGGTGCGGATCGCGGTGAGCGGGGTTCGCAGCTCATGGGCGGCCGAGTTCGCGAAGGTCCTGGCAGTCTCGAGCGCCGACATCGTCCGCTGTTGCGAGGAATCGATGCGCGCGAGCATCGACCGGACAGCGGTGGTGAGTTGTTCGGCTTCCCGGATCCGGAACCACCCACCCATCTCGGGGAGCCGTGCACCCGCATCGATCCGGCGGGTCAGCTCGACCAGCGGCCGGATCGCCCGGCCACCGAGTATCCAGCCCAATCCCGATGCCACGGCGATCGCCGCCGCGCCGGCGAGGAGCACATGCCGACGCTGCTCACGGGTCACCGACTCCGCCGCGGACAACGGCGCGGCGACCGACACCGAGTGCGGGCCGATGGCCGACCGTTCCACCTCCATCGTCTTGACGCGGTAGCCGGCATCGGCCATGACCACTGTCTGGTGCCCCGCGGGGAGGCGCGGAAGCTCGGTGGACGTGCTCGCCAGCACGGTGCCGTCGTGACGGAGGGTGATCGCGGCGACGCCACCGTCACTCAACCGGCCGATGAACAGCTGGGCTGTACCGACATTGGCTTCGACCAACCCGGTCATGAGGTCCAGCTGTTCATCGACATGCCGGATGTTGTTCCGCTCGATGGCGACGAACAGGAAGACCGCCAGCACTCCGACGACCAGGGTGGTCCCCGTCGCGGCGGCCACCGCCACTCGCGTTCGCAGCGAGAGCATCGCGTTCACGCCCCCTCCTCTCGGAGGACGAACCCGACCGCACGCACCGTGTGCAGGAGGCGAGGCGCGCCGTCGGCCTCGAGCTTGCGGCGAAGATGGCCGACGACGACGTCCACGACATTCGTCTGCGGCCGAAAGTCGTAGCCCCACACCGTCTCCAGCAGCCGGTCGCGCGTGACGACCGAGCCGCGATGGACGGCCAGCATGCTGATCACGTCGAATTCCCGGCGGGTCAGCGGGACCTCCCGGCCGTGCGCCGATACCAGCCGTGCCGGGAAGTCGATGCGCAGCGCACCCACGGTGACCGATTCCTGCGCGGCACTCCACCCGCTGCCGCGGCGGCGGAGCAGGGCATGCAACCGCGCGGTCAGTTCGGCGAAGTCGAACGGCTTGGTCAGGTAGTCGTCGGCGCCGAGCTCCAGACCCTCGACTCGATCGGTCACCCGGGTGCGGCCGCTCAGCACACAGATGGGGATATCGCTGCCCAATGCCCGCAGCGCCGTGATGAAGGACAGGCCATCCAGGCCCGGCATCTCGATGTCGAGTACCACGACGTCGGGCAGGTACGTGCGGGTGGCCGACAACGCCGCCGCGCCCTCGGCCGCGACGCGCACCCCGAATCCGTGGAGTCGCAGGCCGCGTGCCAGCGATTCCCGCACATCGACGTCGTCGTCGACGATCAGCACCGTCCCGCACGCACCAGCCTCAGCGCTGACCTCGTCGGCGTTCGCCTCGCGCGTCGGCGTCGCGCGCGTCGTGGTCGCCACGTTCATCCGAAGCCCCTTCCTCTGCTGGTCGGACAGGTTTCCTGTCGGAGGTCTACCGATTGCTTGAGAGTTCTCTGACGACGATTGACTGATCAGATCATCATGCGTGACGGTTTATACCAGCAGTGAGTGTCATCGCCGATGACGCCGGTCACGCTCCTGCCGAGTCCATCCACCGACGCAGATCGACGAAAGGAGCAGACACGTGCGGATCAACGTGCACGCCGCGGCCGTCGCGGTGACCGCCGGTACAGTCATCGCGCTCGCCACCGGCACCGCCCTCCCCGGCACGACCGCGAGCAGGGCCGGAGCCGACCCCGGCTGCCCCGCCGTCTACGTTGTCGCGATACCGGGCACGTGGGAAACCGGACCGACACGGCACACCAGCGGTCCCGGCATGCTCGCCGGTGTCACCGACGGCCTGCCCGCGAGCGAACAGGTCGCTTACGTCGACTACCCCGCGACCGCCTTCCCCTGGGAGGGCAAGGTGTACGGCGCATCGCAGAAGACCGCCGTCGACACCGCACGGGAGATGGTGCGCACCACCGCGGAGCGCTGCGCGAACACGACCTTCGCCTTGGTCGGATACAGCCAGGGCGCCGACGCCGCCGGTGACCTGGCCGCGGAAATCGGGCGGGGTCAGGGCGTGGTGCCCCCGGATCGGCTGTCAGCGGTCGGCTTGCTCTCCGATCCACAGCGGTCTCAGGCCGATGCCCAGGTAGGCCCGCTCGCCGTCGGCGTCGGCGTGCGCGGGGCCCGACCGGGCGGGTTCGGGTCGATCACGTCCCGGGTCCGCACGATCTGCGCGGTCGGCGACCTCTACTGCTCCACCGACGACGAGGACTTCATCGTCGCCGTCGCCGCCGGCTTGGCCGCCGTCTCCGACGATCACCCCGACGACCTCCCCCTCTACCGAACCAGAGCGGCCGACATGCTGGCCGCCCTGCGATCCGCCGACGAGCAGGGCGAGCTCAGCGAACAGACCCGGAACGAGCGGGCCCGTCAGCTCGCGCACTTCTACGGATCCGGAACGCACATGTCCTACGGGAGCTATCCGGTAGGCGGCGGTCAGACCGCCGTGTCGTGGCTCCACCACTGGCTCGCCGCTCTCGGCTGAGCCACCACCCAGTCCCGCCCCGGGAATCTCCACCACCACCAGAAAGAACACCAATGCGCATCACACGCCTCACAGCCGTCTCCGCGGCCCTGATCGGCGCGCTCGCCGTCGGCATCGGCACCGCCCATGCCGCGCCGCCCGAAGACCTCGGCGTCGTGCACTACACGACGACCACCACCGACACGAACACCCTCATCCAGATCGACGCGGGCTCCCTGGTCGTCGAGGACGGTGCCCTGAAGGTCAAGGCGCCCGACGGCAAGGTCCTCGCCGGCACCGAACTGCGTTTCCGCGTCGATGAATTCGTCTTCCCCATCGAAGCCGAGATCAAGGAGCGGACCGCGACCCTGACACCGCAGTTCACCCTCGACAAGGCCCAGTATCAGCCGGTCGCGCTTCCGTACGAGGATCAGGCCACTTGGAAGAACGACTACGACCGCGAGAAGGACGCCTGGAGCCGCATGACCAGCACCATCGGACTCGGTGCCTCGATTGGGGCGATCGCCGGCGGCATCGGCGGCGCGGCCGTCGGCTGCGTCATCGGCGGCGTCACCGGCGCTTCCCTGACCGGCGCCCTCGCCACCATGTTCAGCGGACTGCCCGCCGACGTTCAGGGCTGCATCGCGGGCGTCGCTGCAGGCGGCTTCCTCGGCGTGCTGGCAGGCCAGCTCTTGATCGCAGCACCGGTGGCGATTTTCGCAGCGGCTCAGTACTTCACCACGATCAACCAGCCGTCCGTCCAGAGCGGACAGCAGCAGAAGAGCGAGCAGCAAGCGAAGTAGCGACCCGAAGCCCGGTGTGCCGGGCCGACCACATCATCGGCCCGGCACGCCCGTCCAGACCCATGATCACCGGTTCGATGAAGAGATGGATCGCATCTGATACTTTCATCAGCGATTGGCGCATCGCTTCGCTCGATCAGCTCGATCGAGCCCTCCCCACCACGTGGCGCCGTCCGCCGCGGATTCCGTTCGTGCCGACCCGGCCGGGTGTGGATCCGCGATGCGACCGAACCGACCGAAAGGAAGAACGTACTCGTGAAGGAATCCGACACCCCGTCGCGCGCCGGCGTGAGCCGCCGCCGCATGCTCGGTGGCGCCGTCGCAGGCACCCTCGGCGTAGCCGCGGCGACAGCCCTGCCCCTCGGCTCGTCGACACAGTTCGGCGCGGCGGGAACGGCCCGCGCCCAGTACGCCGCGCCCACCGGCACGTACCGCATCGACCTGCATACGCACGTGCTGCCGCCGGATTACCGCGCGGCGCTGCTGTCGCACGGGCACTTCACCGTCGGCGGCTACCCCACACCCGAGTGGTCGCCCGAGTCCGCGATGCAGTTCATGGACTACTACGGCATCCAGGCCCAGGCCCTGTCGGTCTCCGACCCCGGCGTCGGGTTCCTGGCGCCGGGCAAGGAAGCCAACGACATGGCTCGCTATTGCAACGAGTACGTCGCCGGACTCACCCGGCAGTACCCCACGCGCTTCGGCTCGTTCGCGGTGCTGCCCATGCCCGACATCGCCGCCTCGGTCGCCGAGGCGATCTACGCCCTCGATGTCCTGCACGCCGACGGCATCGTGCTGCTGTCCGCCTACCAGGGCGTCTACCTGGGCGACCCGCGCTACGAGCCCTTGATGATGGCGCTCAACCAGCGCAACGCCTACGTGTTCGTGCACCCCGCCGCGATCGCGGACGACGCCAAGCCCAGCCTGCCCCTGCCCGACTTCCTCATCGAGTACACCTTCGACACGACCCGGGCCGCGACGATGATGATGCTGACCGGTGTCACCAAGCGCTACCCCAACATCCGGTTCCAGCTCTCCCACGCGGGCGGCACGCTGCCGTTCCTGTCCTGGCGCGTCGGCGTCGCCTCCGAAACCACGGTCGGCGAGAACTGGCCCCAGGGTCTGGACAAGCCGTCCCTGCTCGACGCGAAGGCGCAGATCTCGCGCTTCTTCTACGACACCGCGCTGAGCGGATCCAGCGCCGCGATGTCGGCGGTGTCGGCCGTGACGAGCCGCGATCACATCGTCTTCGGCTCCGACTGGCCCTTCAGCGCGACCACCCTGCCGCAGTCCGGCACCCACGACCCCGCTCCCGGACTCAGCGAGATCTTCGACGCCGAGCAGCGCATGGAGGTCGAGCATCACGCCCCGCTGCGACAGCTTCCCAGGCTGGCCGCGGCGATCAACGGGGGCTGACTCGGCGGCCCGCCGGGCGCACGCGATTCAGCGCGCCCGGCGGTATCCGAGCCGAAGTCGAGGAAAACTCCATCACCATCGATTCGATCGCGGAGGGGTCGTGCCGACAATTCTCATCACCGGCGCAACGTCAGGTATCGGCCTGGAGTGCGCCACCCAACTCGCCCCCGGCGCGCATCTGGTATTGGTCGGCCGCGACCAGGCCCGGCTGGACGCCGCGTCAGCGCGAGTCCGCGCGGCGGGCGCTGCCCGGACAGATGTGCTCCAAGCCGATTTCTCGTCGCTGGCGTCGGTACGATCGCTCGCGACGACCGTCCGTAGCCGTTATGACACCCTCGATGTCCTGATCAACAACGCGGGCGCGGTCTTCGCCGCGCGTACCCTGACCGAGGACGGCCACGAAGCGACCCTCGCCGTCAATCACCTCGCCCCCTATCTCTTCACGGAGTCGGTGAAACCTCTGCTGCTGTCCGCGGGATCGGCTCGGATCGTCATCACGGCCTCTACCGCGCACTACCGCGGCGAGGTCGACTTCGACGATCTCCCGCACCGGCACGGATACTCGATCATGTCGGCGTACGCGCGATCCAAGCTCGCCAACGTCATCTACGCCCGCAGCCTTGCCGCGGAACTCGAGGATTCCGAAGTGACCGTCAACGCGGTGCACCCGGGAATGGTGGCCACCGGCATATGGAACAAGGCGCCCTGGTTCGCCAGACCGATCGTGGCAGTGGTCAAGCGCGTCCACATGATCCCCGCCGCCGACGGGGCCCGCCGGCTCACCGAACTGGCCACGGATCCCGCTTTCGCCGGCGTGACGGGAGGCTATTTCGAGGACGGCGAGCTGCGTCTGCCCTCGGCGGCGGCGCAGGAGCCTGCTCTGGGGCAACGTCTGCGCGCGGCCGGTGACCGGCTGGTCGGCCTGCCCTCGTGACGGAGTCCCGCACGGCGGTGACAGCTTCGAAACCGATTCTCGTGGTCGATGACGACGAGAACATACGCGAGTCGCTCGAACGCGGGCTGACGCTTCTCGGCTTCGAGGTGCAGACAGCAGCCGACGGGGTCGAGGCGATGCACGCATGCAGAATCCACCGGCCCGCGGCGATCGTCCTCGACCTGCAGATGCCGAAACTCGACGGCCTGGGGGTGATCCGCGCGCTGCGTGCGCTCGGCAGTGACGTGCCCATCTGTATTCTCAGCGTGCGAACCAGCCTCACCGAGCGGGTGGCGGGCCTCGAGGCCGGCGCGGACGACTACCTCGTGAAACCGTTCATCCTCGAGGAACTCACCGCTCGCCTGCGCGCGGTACTGCGACGTACCCGCGGTCCACACGCCGTCGACACGCTCGCTGTCGAGATCGGCCCGCTGCGGATCAGCGACTCGGCTCGACGCGTCACGATCGCGGGCAGGGAAGTCACCCTGACCCGGCGTGAGTACGACCTGCTCCATATTCTCGCGCGGCACCACGGTCGGATCTTGAGCCGGGAACAGCTCCTCGAACTGGTGTGGGGATACAATTTTCCCACCCAGAGCAACGTGGTCGAGGTTTTCATCTCCCACCTCCGGCGGAAATTGGAATTCGGCGACCACGGTCGGCTGATCCACACCGTCCACGGCGCCGGATACGTCCTGAGAAACGACCTGGATTAAATTCTCCTCAGAATCCGGCGAGAAGAATCTTCATATCTGCGCCGTAGGATCCGATTCGAGCCGGGCGTCGCCCGGCCGATCGGTCCTGCGACCGTATCCGATCACTCCTCATGGAAAGAGACAAAGCGTTGATCGCGCTCGCCCGAATGACATTGCGGCTGTCCCTGTTCTCCTCGCTCGCAGTGCTTCTCGTCTATACGACGGTGCCGCGGGCGAACGCCGCCTTCGATCCGGCCGGCGTCGACTTCTGGGTCGATTCCGACATGGGCCCCGTCAAGAGCCGGGTATTTCGCGCCGCGGACGGAAATACGCAGCGCGTGGTCTACGCCCTCGACGGTATGTGGGCGCGCGAAGACCTCAACGGGTGGGAAATCGAAACGGATATCGCTCGCACATTGACCGCGCACAATATCAACGTGGTGCTGCCGATCGGCGGGCAGTCCAGCTTCTACATGGACTGGGACCGCCCGTCGGATCTTCCGGCAACCTCGCCGTCCGACATCGCGGACAAGTCCGCGGCCTTCCCGGAGACCGGCCCAGGCAAGTCGTACACCTACACCTGGGAGACGCTGCTGACCCGGGTGCTGCCGGCCGCGCTCGACGAACGCCTCGGCCTGTCCCCGGTCCACAACGGCGTGGTGGGCCTCTCGATGGGCGGCAGCGCCGCGCTCGCGCTCGCGGCCCATCACCCCAACCAGTTCAGCTACGCCGCATCGTTGTCCGGCTATCTCACCCCGTCGGCACCCGGCATGCGCGGCGCCATCGCCGCCGCGATGGCCAAGGCCGGCGGATACAACATCGCCTGCATGATCAGTTCGCCGACCTCGGACAAATGGGAACGGATGGATCCCATGTTCCTCGCGCCGGACTTGATCAAGAACGGGACCAGGGTCTGGGTGTCGGCCGCCACCGGAGTGCCGACCGAGGCGGGCGAACCGAGCAAGGCGGCCGCGGAAGGATCCGCGCTAGAGACCCTCTCCCTGAGCAACTCGCGGTCCTTCCAGGCGCGAATGACGACGCTGGGAGCGTCCACCGTGACCTACGACTTCCCGCCCGCCGGTGTCCACGCCTGGCCGTACTGGGAAGCCCAGGTGGGCAAGATGCTCCCGACCCTGTCCAGCGCCATCGGCTGAATCATTCATGTCCGATTCAGATCTCGGGCAGGGCGCGCCGGCTGATGTCACGCGCCTCGTCCGTGCTCAACCCGAGCATCCGCAGCAGGTCTTCGGCCACCTGATCGACGGCCGCCGCGTCGTCGCGAGCCGGCTGTTCGTGCAGCAACTGCCCGAGGCACAACGCGGCGCCCGACACGATCACCAGCGCGAGTTCCGCATCGCGGACTACGAAACGTCCCGCGCGCACACCTGATTCGATGTCGCGGCGTGCTCGCGCGGCCACGCCCTTGTCCGACCCCGCGTAGACGAGCCCCTCCGCGAGCAGAACCTTGCTCGCGGTGGGTTCACGCCGATGGAACCGACCCGCCAGGCGGAAGCTCTGCGCGAAGACATGCGCTGGATCATCGATCCCGGCCGTCAGCTCGTCCAGCGTTCCCCCGAGCCGGTCGAGAACCTCGCCCACCGCCACCTGCAGCAGCTCCTCCCGGCTGGAGAAGTGGTTGTAGAACGATCCCATGCCGACGTCGGCCGCCTGAGTGATCTCCAAGATCGGGGCATTGAGCCGACCCTGGGCGATGAAGACCTGTGCAGCCGCTACGAGCGCGGCGCGGGTTCGCGCTTTTCGCCGCTCCAGACGATTGGTACCCGCAGTGTCTTCCATCGCGCCCTCCACATCCGATCCGTCGACGCAGACCTCGCATCAATGATGGCTATCTCATACTTGACGCTATCATCCAACCAGCCTTGACTGATCACTACGTCTTGAATGATGATATCGTCAGTTGAGCGTAAGGAGTCACGGATGCACGGCCGTCGCGACGCACACGCGGGAGTCCACAGCGAACTCGGCGCATTACCCGGCGAACACCCCGGCAGACATCAGAATCCCGTCATCAAGGTCCTCGACCTCGCCTGGCTGGAATTCGAGAAGCCCGATCTGGAACGCGCCGAGACCTTCGCCCACGCGTTCGGCTTCCGCACCGCGCATCGGGACCAGCACGAACTGCAACTCCGTGGCGCCCACACCGGGGCTCCGTGTGTCCGGATCCGCCGCGGCGGCACCTCACGGTTCACCGGCCTCGCCTTTCACGCAGCCGATCCCGCCGATCTCGAGCGCCTGGCAACAGCCCTCGACACCAGACCGTTCCCGCTCTCCGAATCACTCGGTGGCCGGGCGGTCGTTACGACGGACCCCAGCGGACTCCGGGTGCGCGTGGTCGCCGAGACGCATCCGCTCGATCCCCTGCCGACCCCTGCCCCACTGGACTGGAACCGAGGAGACGAGGCGACACGAATCAACCGGCCACAACGGCCGCCACGCGAGCCGTCGCCGATCCAGCGACTCGGGCACGTCGTCGTGCAGACCACGCGATTCCGGCAGACCCTCGACTGGTACCTCCGATACCTGGGCCTCATCGTCAGCGATTTCCTCTACTACGCCGGGCAACGCCACCGAGGCCCGGTCATGAGCTTCATCCGCTGCGACCGCGGGCCGGTCCCGACCGATCACCACACCCTCGCCCTGACCCTCGGACCGAGCAACAGGTACGTGCATTCGGCCTTTCAGGTCCCCGACCTGGACACCCTCGCGGCGGGCGGCGCCTATTTGCACGACCATGGCTATCGCCATTCCTGGGGCATCGGCCGGCACGTCCAGGGCAGTCAGATCTTCGACTACTGGCGCGATCCGGACGGGTTCCTGGTGGAGCATTTCAGCGACGGCGACCTGTTCGACAACACCGAAGCACCCGGCTGGGCACCGATGACCGCCTCGGGTCTCGCGCAGTGGGGACCACCGGCCACCGCCGACTTCCTCGGCGTCGCACCCGGCCGGCACGCCGCGGCAGAACTCGGCGCGATATTCGGCGCACTCCGCGACGAGAACAACGAATTCGACCTCGGCCGCCTCGCCGGCCTGATGAAAGTAGCTCGCTCATGACCCACACCGTCCTCCGGACGATCGACGGCTGGTGGCTGCGCACCGACGCGGGCGCGGCCCGCATCGAGACCGGCGCCACCACCACCGCGGAACTGCTCGCCGACCGGGCCGCGATCGTTGATGCCGCCGA
It encodes the following:
- a CDS encoding YhgE/Pip domain-containing protein, which produces MAITGNNLARCLRPSAVLAVLAALLATMYLGYIVDPEKNLHDFPVGLVNLDVGDVVGGQQVNVGDQIAASMAQQIPADKVDLRQMGLPELHREMLNGTIYGAVVIPSDFTKRLSILGTASVVPGDVERPVITVETNPAAGAYATQILLRITTQATDAANREVGAQLLDQVQGELQSASDAPATQLSGVSRLGLAEPISVVVVPFRTLPDGAGGGLSAFFYTLLLLLAGFTGAMIIHSMVDSSLGFAPTEYGPWYVHYPPTPISRVRTLLLKWGILVAVAPVVSGIYLAVATLLGMSIQRAPMLFLYGILAMVAVGVTALSVLAIFGAAGLLINLIVFIVLGLPSAGGTVPIEATPRPLEWLSTFEPMHQIFIAVRAILYYDARASSGLAQGVWMALLGLLIGLVIGLAATSFYDRKGLERRSVSTAGK
- a CDS encoding cutinase family protein; amino-acid sequence: MRINVHAAAVAVTAGTVIALATGTALPGTTASRAGADPGCPAVYVVAIPGTWETGPTRHTSGPGMLAGVTDGLPASEQVAYVDYPATAFPWEGKVYGASQKTAVDTAREMVRTTAERCANTTFALVGYSQGADAAGDLAAEIGRGQGVVPPDRLSAVGLLSDPQRSQADAQVGPLAVGVGVRGARPGGFGSITSRVRTICAVGDLYCSTDDEDFIVAVAAGLAAVSDDHPDDLPLYRTRAADMLAALRSADEQGELSEQTRNERARQLAHFYGSGTHMSYGSYPVGGGQTAVSWLHHWLAALG
- a CDS encoding LmeA family phospholipid-binding protein, which produces MKLRELDPVDRDHAPVRSARRRVARGAAIGLVVALVLATIGIASAELYLRNRIESCLTTGLRDDLGSSVEVDLGLRPVVLSLIDRRIPELTVDSGDAQFGPAVDMAVHATLHDVSMAEGDDSATVSGSEARVDWSTGAIERTLHGLAGDVRTSAADGTVDVTGVVGVVSVRLRPYVDNGVIRVEIVSSRGVPPQLAAEIADLLAESLRDYPLGLRPQSVTVTDSGIRVELRGGGAALPASGDTC
- a CDS encoding response regulator transcription factor; amino-acid sequence: MTASKPILVVDDDENIRESLERGLTLLGFEVQTAADGVEAMHACRIHRPAAIVLDLQMPKLDGLGVIRALRALGSDVPICILSVRTSLTERVAGLEAGADDYLVKPFILEELTARLRAVLRRTRGPHAVDTLAVEIGPLRISDSARRVTIAGREVTLTRREYDLLHILARHHGRILSREQLLELVWGYNFPTQSNVVEVFISHLRRKLEFGDHGRLIHTVHGAGYVLRNDLD
- a CDS encoding TetR/AcrR family transcriptional regulator, which codes for MEDTAGTNRLERRKARTRAALVAAAQVFIAQGRLNAPILEITQAADVGMGSFYNHFSSREELLQVAVGEVLDRLGGTLDELTAGIDDPAHVFAQSFRLAGRFHRREPTASKVLLAEGLVYAGSDKGVAARARRDIESGVRAGRFVVRDAELALVIVSGAALCLGQLLHEQPARDDAAAVDQVAEDLLRMLGLSTDEARDISRRALPEI
- a CDS encoding SDR family NAD(P)-dependent oxidoreductase, producing the protein MPTILITGATSGIGLECATQLAPGAHLVLVGRDQARLDAASARVRAAGAARTDVLQADFSSLASVRSLATTVRSRYDTLDVLINNAGAVFAARTLTEDGHEATLAVNHLAPYLFTESVKPLLLSAGSARIVITASTAHYRGEVDFDDLPHRHGYSIMSAYARSKLANVIYARSLAAELEDSEVTVNAVHPGMVATGIWNKAPWFARPIVAVVKRVHMIPAADGARRLTELATDPAFAGVTGGYFEDGELRLPSAAAQEPALGQRLRAAGDRLVGLPS
- a CDS encoding sensor histidine kinase; the encoded protein is MLSLRTRVAVAAATGTTLVVGVLAVFLFVAIERNNIRHVDEQLDLMTGLVEANVGTAQLFIGRLSDGGVAAITLRHDGTVLASTSTELPRLPAGHQTVVMADAGYRVKTMEVERSAIGPHSVSVAAPLSAAESVTREQRRHVLLAGAAAIAVASGLGWILGGRAIRPLVELTRRIDAGARLPEMGGWFRIREAEQLTTAVRSMLARIDSSQQRTMSALETARTFANSAAHELRTPLTAIRTDIEIARGVEMGPEARAEILGDALRKHRRVESTLVALELLAAGELTSEHANEPADLVELAYLAVADAERLHPEIQLVVTGDDRVDCRCSPAGVRLILDNAITNAVRHGRATRIEISVRRAGRRVVLAVDDNGSGLPEDELAAVFARFRRGTGAAREGSGLGLSLVAQQAELHGGRAQLMPGGLGGLRLAVEMACPDSGR
- a CDS encoding VOC family protein produces the protein MHGRRDAHAGVHSELGALPGEHPGRHQNPVIKVLDLAWLEFEKPDLERAETFAHAFGFRTAHRDQHELQLRGAHTGAPCVRIRRGGTSRFTGLAFHAADPADLERLATALDTRPFPLSESLGGRAVVTTDPSGLRVRVVAETHPLDPLPTPAPLDWNRGDEATRINRPQRPPREPSPIQRLGHVVVQTTRFRQTLDWYLRYLGLIVSDFLYYAGQRHRGPVMSFIRCDRGPVPTDHHTLALTLGPSNRYVHSAFQVPDLDTLAAGGAYLHDHGYRHSWGIGRHVQGSQIFDYWRDPDGFLVEHFSDGDLFDNTEAPGWAPMTASGLAQWGPPATADFLGVAPGRHAAAELGAIFGALRDENNEFDLGRLAGLMKVARS
- a CDS encoding response regulator transcription factor, translated to MNVATTTRATPTREANADEVSAEAGACGTVLIVDDDVDVRESLARGLRLHGFGVRVAAEGAAALSATRTYLPDVVVLDIEMPGLDGLSFITALRALGSDIPICVLSGRTRVTDRVEGLELGADDYLTKPFDFAELTARLHALLRRRGSGWSAAQESVTVGALRIDFPARLVSAHGREVPLTRREFDVISMLAVHRGSVVTRDRLLETVWGYDFRPQTNVVDVVVGHLRRKLEADGAPRLLHTVRAVGFVLREEGA
- a CDS encoding alpha/beta hydrolase, with product MERDKALIALARMTLRLSLFSSLAVLLVYTTVPRANAAFDPAGVDFWVDSDMGPVKSRVFRAADGNTQRVVYALDGMWAREDLNGWEIETDIARTLTAHNINVVLPIGGQSSFYMDWDRPSDLPATSPSDIADKSAAFPETGPGKSYTYTWETLLTRVLPAALDERLGLSPVHNGVVGLSMGGSAALALAAHHPNQFSYAASLSGYLTPSAPGMRGAIAAAMAKAGGYNIACMISSPTSDKWERMDPMFLAPDLIKNGTRVWVSAATGVPTEAGEPSKAAAEGSALETLSLSNSRSFQARMTTLGASTVTYDFPPAGVHAWPYWEAQVGKMLPTLSSAIG
- a CDS encoding amidohydrolase family protein; the encoded protein is MKESDTPSRAGVSRRRMLGGAVAGTLGVAAATALPLGSSTQFGAAGTARAQYAAPTGTYRIDLHTHVLPPDYRAALLSHGHFTVGGYPTPEWSPESAMQFMDYYGIQAQALSVSDPGVGFLAPGKEANDMARYCNEYVAGLTRQYPTRFGSFAVLPMPDIAASVAEAIYALDVLHADGIVLLSAYQGVYLGDPRYEPLMMALNQRNAYVFVHPAAIADDAKPSLPLPDFLIEYTFDTTRAATMMMLTGVTKRYPNIRFQLSHAGGTLPFLSWRVGVASETTVGENWPQGLDKPSLLDAKAQISRFFYDTALSGSSAAMSAVSAVTSRDHIVFGSDWPFSATTLPQSGTHDPAPGLSEIFDAEQRMEVEHHAPLRQLPRLAAAINGG